The Gemmatimonadaceae bacterium genome includes the window CCGCCAGATGCCCAGCTCATCCCAGTGGTCCTCGGGCCGCGTGCGCTCGAAGTGGTACAGCGCGCCCTCGTACTCGGCGCGGTCGTACAGGATGTTGGCCAGGTAGATGCGCGCCTCGGCATGATCCGAATCGAGCTGCAGCGCGCTGCGCAACGACTGGATGGCCGCCGTATCGTCGCCCACGCGGTGCTGCGCGTAGCCCACGCAGGCCACGGCCTCCGCCATCTCCGGCGCCTGCTCCACCGCCTGGTGGAAGAATTCCAGCGACAGCTCGAACAGCAGCGGCCGCTCCCGGTGCGACGCCTCGCGGAACAGCGCGCGCCCCGCCTGGAGCATGAGATCGAGATCGTCGCTGTACCCCAGCTCGAAGATGCGCCGGAAGCAGCGCACGGCGGCGTCCTCCTGCCCGAACTTGAGCAGCGTCTCGCCCAGGCCGGCCAGCGCGTCTTCGTGCTCGGGTTCGAGCACCAACGCCTCCTCGAAACTCCGCCGGGCCCACGGGAATTCCTCCCTGGCCAACCGCGCGTAACCCACGCCGATGTGCAGCTCCACCGAGTTCGGATAGAGCGTCAAGCCCTCACGCAGCACATCCAACGCTTCGTCGTACAACCCCTCGTTGTAGAGTTGATGGGCACGCTCGTCGTACTCCTCGGAACTCAGGAACGGGGTTGGCATGGGGATGTAGACCTCCGGTTCGAGAGGACACGCCTATAGTACAGTCACCGAGCGGCGAAGTTCAACGGTGATTTTTGCGCCGCCCCGACGCATTTTGGTGGTGCTACGGCCTGGCGACGAGGGCCGCCGCGATCTCCGCGGCCAGCCCGGCATTCTGCTCCAGGAGCGCGAGGTTCACTGTGAGGGACCGCCCCTTCGTGACCTCCGTCACCGCCGCCAGCAGGTACGGCGAGACCGCGGCGCCCCGCACGCCCGCGGCGCGCGCCCGCGCCACGGCGCGACCCACGGCGTCCTCCACCTCAACCCGCGAAAGCGCAACTTGAGCCGGAGGCGGTTGCACGACGAGCAGCGCCTGCCGGCGCCCCAGGGCCCGGTGCGCGGTAAACATCCGCGCAACCTCGGCC containing:
- a CDS encoding tetratricopeptide repeat protein yields the protein MPTPFLSSEEYDERAHQLYNEGLYDEALDVLREGLTLYPNSVELHIGVGYARLAREEFPWARRSFEEALVLEPEHEDALAGLGETLLKFGQEDAAVRCFRRIFELGYSDDLDLMLQAGRALFREASHRERPLLFELSLEFFHQAVEQAPEMAEAVACVGYAQHRVGDDTAAIQSLRSALQLDSDHAEARIYLANILYDRAEYEGALYHFERTRPEDHWDELGIWRLIELKRSIYKLDENDGELTPWSARLTELTEDLDEVDELLMELDTGEEDEEGAASRDQLEMFGTLLTGLADRGGAEPADGHQVVGGDGANYEGSWEEIVTRMRDRDDREAAATIEEYMKGKAHHAFTQMGVQLPSHDAESFLRASASAGLLRIVR